The DNA sequence ATTGTGGATCATCAATAAAAAAACGGAGTGCGCTGTCTTTTGCGCGCTTCGTTTTTTCGTGGGCATCATGTGTCTAACAACGGCCATAAATACGATAAGCTAATGATGAATACAGCAATATAAAACAGGATGGGAAACCAAGGCTTCACCGCGGTATTCGCTAAAGTGACGACACGGTAAATGGCATACGCGCAAACGACGATCCAAGCAATCGTGACCAATAGCGCCGGCATGCTTTTCCTCCTCACGGTTAGGCATACGCTCAGTCCATAAAGCCTATGCTTAAGTCTGGAGAAATAGACGGCAACTGTGCATTTTTTAGAGATGTTTTTTTAACCACGTCATGGCGAGGTCAAACCACGGCTGAATGGATGGATTGATCTGATGCGTATGACTTGACGTCTGGTCATTTGCTAACGATAAGCCATGAGGACCATTTTCAAACACATGTAACTCATAAGGCACAGCATGCTTTGCTAATTCGGATGCAAATCGTAATGAATTCTCAGCAAAGACACGAGTATCCTCTGCCGTATGCCATAAAAAGGTTGGCGGTGTCACCGCGGAAACAAAGTGAGCAGTGTTTTGCGTTTGTACCTCATCTTCTGTAGGATCTGCGGTTCCAAGCAATGCGAGGCAGCAATCCGGATCTGCAATGCGTTGAAGATGAGGCCCCATTAAACGAAGATCAATCACAGGGTATGCAAGAATGAGCGCATTTGGTTTGAAGAAGGAAGGTTCCATTTGATAATGTTCTTGCAACAAATCATCATTCCAGTGCACGCCAATCGAGGCAGCCAAGTGACCGCCTGCTGAAAAGCCACAGACGGCAATGCGCTCAGGGTCAAGATGCCATTCATTTGCGTGTTCTCTCACCAATTTTAAGGCGCCAGCAACATCCAGCAGTGGCTGAGGATGGAGAGACCCACCTGTTGAATGTGTGTGATAACGAAGGACAAAGGCGTGGAAACCGGCTGCTGCAAACCGTAGGGCAACCGGTTCCCCCTCACGGTCGGACGTTCGCTGGTATGCGCCACCCGGACAAATGATAACGGCAGGTCTTGAATGAGTCGCGGTCACCTCTTTGACTTCATCTAGGATATAGGAGGTAAGAGTAATAGCGTCATTGTTCGGATCTAAATTAAATGTTTGCGTTTTCATTTTATCCCTTCCTTCTGTTGGTGTCTTTAGTGTATCAAAGTGCGTGAATACAAAAAAGAGACCCGAAGGCCCCTCTTCAAAAACGAAACTGCTTGCTTAGGCAAAAATGAAAAATGTTACTTTCAAGACGTAAAACCTTGGTAGATGAGCGCATGAGTACAACCAAAGCGATGCTATGAAAAGAGCGAGCGTTTCTCAAGTTGCGTACTTTTTCCCCTTGCCAAACAGATAAGAGCATAGATAGCCAAGGACTGCTCCTACAAGGGCTGGAACAAGCCACCCAAGTCCCTGAGCGTAAAGAGGAAGAATTTGTTTGAATACATTCGTAACCACCGGAATCTCGATGCCAGCTGCTTTTAAGCCATCAAATAAACTAATTACCAACGTGAGCAGGAGGCTCATTTGATAGACAGCTGCCCGTCCTCCAAACAATCGATGCAAAAAGGTCAGCAGTATGATGACAATCGCCAAAGGATATATTGTGGACAAGACTGGCACAGAAATCGAGATTAATTCCGAAAGTCCGATATTGGCAAAGACTGCACTAAACACCGAAAGAATAATTGCAATAACGGAATACGACACATTGGGCATTAGTTTACTGAAATATGCCGCACAAGCCGTTGTGAGTCCAATGCTCGTTGTGAGGCAGGCCAGGGTGACAATTAATCCGAGCAAAATGTTGCCAGCAGCTCCATAGTAGCTGTTTGCAACGAGTGCAAGTACAGTGCCACCATTATCAAGGAGCCCAAGAGTTGATACGCTTGTAGCGCCTGTATAGGAAATCGACGTGTAAATGATCGCTAGAAATACGGCCGCAATAATGGCTGCGCTTGCTGCTGCGCCTAGCAATTTTTTTCTAGATGTGACTCCCTTGGCTTGAATGGCTTGAATGACGATAATACCAAACACTAGCGATGCTAAGATATCCATTGTCAAATAGCCTTGTTGGAACCCTTCTGAAAAGGGATGTACAGCATATTGTTCAGAGGGTTCTTGAAAGCTTCCCAGTGGTTGAACAAATACAGTCACAATGAGCACACCAAGAAAGACGAGCAAAAATGGTGTCAAGTATTTTCCAACAATATCTACAATCTTCGCAGGCTTTAAGGCTAAGAAGCAAGTAACGCCGAAGTATAAGATGGTAAACATAAACAGCACCCAAGGGTGGCTACCGTCAGATAGAAACGGCGTGACCGCAATTTCGTAAGAGGTGCTTCCGGTTCGTGGCATCGCAAATAATGGACCAATAGATAAGTACAACACCGTTGTGAAAATAAGACCGAAAACGGGATGAACGCGTTGTGTAAGTTCCAGTGCGCTCGTTTTTCCTGACATGCCAAACGCTAATACGCCTAATAAGGGGAGGCCGACACCGGTGACGAGAAATCCACCATTCGCCCACCACACATGATCTCCAGACAGCTGCCCGAGCATGGCAGGGAAAATAAGGTTGCCTGCTCCGAAAAATAGAGCAAACAACATGAAGCCTAACGTAAGAATAAACGAAAACGTTACTTTTTGCTCTTTCAACAGAAATACCTCCACTATAGCCAATGATCAATGAACATGCATATATCAGCATGACATAGTGTTTCATTATAAAGGAATCGTATACAGAATGACATAGGCAAATAGAGTGAACTCTGGGAGAAAAACCATACCGAAAATATCATAAGGGAAGTGCCCGACGATTGATAAAAAAGGCAAGCAAAAACCTTACACAACATTGCTTCTAATGGCCAGCGTTATATTGATTTTGTGTCTTGTATGCCCTTCACCTTTTTAAGTATATCCTTAGAGCCTCAAGGCATGGGCAGATAATGTACGTCATGAATTTCATTGTACCTGTTTTCTATTTACCGTTTGATGCTATAGTGATGTAAGCGCTATCCAAGGATGGGTTTTGAATATGAAAACGCTATCTAAAATGGATCATAATTAATTAAAGATGAGGGGGGAGTGATTGGATGAAGGCAACGCAGACATCTGGATTATCGCCTGCTTTGCAGAAACGCAGCATTGCCTCACAGGCGAGACGTAGTTGGAAAAAGCATTGGCAATTTTATTTGCTTGTGCTCCCACCAGTGTTGTATTTTATTATCTTTAAGTACATTCCCATGTTTGGTGCAATTATTGCATTCAAGGATTACAATGTCGTTCAAGGAGTCATGGGTAGTCCTTGGGCGGGATTTAAGTATTTTGAGATGTTTTTCTCAAATCCTCAAGCATGGACGCTTATTAAGAATACCTTTCTATTAAGCCTTTATGGGGTGCTGGTCAGCTTCCCGTTGCCAATCCTTTTGGCTTTGGCATTAAATGAGGTGAGAGTCAGGGCATTTAAACGTACGGTTCAAATGGTGACGTATGCCCCATACTTTATTTCAACAGTTGTCCTTGTCTCAATGATGATGCTTTTGTTGGCGCCGAGGCTGGGCATTTTTAATAATCTCTTAAATGTATTCGGCGTAGAATCCATTAACTTTTTAGGAGAATCTGAATTGTTTCGCTCGATTTTTGTTTGGTCTGATGCCTGGCAGAACACAGGATATGCGGCTGTGATTTATCTCGCAGCATTAGCAGGTATTAATCCAGCTCTTTATGAGGCGGCAAAGGTCGATGGAGCATCCAGAATACAGAAGATTCTTTATATCGATTTGCCAGGAATTCTCCCGGCAGCCTCCATTATCCTCATTTTAAGTGTCGGAAGCTTGATGGCGATCGGCTTTGAAAAAGTGTATTTGCTTCAGAACCCTATGAACTTGGAAACTTCAGAGGTTCTTGCAACGTACGTTTACAAAATTGGCTTGTTAAACGCAAACTTCAGTTTTGCAACGGCAGTAGGACTGTTTAATTCAGTTGTCAATCTTATCTTGCTTATAGCTGTAAACATCATTGCTAGGCGAGTGACAGGAAACAGCTTATGGTAAGTAGGGAGGGAAGAAATGTGAAAGATGTCTCAACCAAAATCAAAGATTCAGCAGGCGATCGGTTGTTCGTCATTTTCATTTATGTTGGCTTGTCCCTGATTACGTTATCGATTTTATATCCGCTTATTTACATTGTCAGCTCATCATTGAGCAGCCCACTTGCCGTGACGTCAGGAAGAGTCTGGTTATGGCCAGTTGACGTAACATTGGATGGGTACAAGGCGGTACTCGGGAGCAGTAAAGTCATTATGGGGTATGCCAACTCATTATTTTACACTGTTTTTGGCACCATCATTGCGGTCACTCTGACAGTGCTGCTAGCCTACCCATTATCACGTAAATCCTTTTTTGGCAGAACCTTTTTAATGTTTTTCATCTTGTTTACGATGCTTTTTTCAGGTGGATTAATTCCAGAGTATCTCGTTGTTCAAAACCTTGGTATGGTGGATACACGCTGGGCTCTTCTGATTCCTAAAGCCATTGCGGTTTGGCAAGTGATTATCGCACGCACCTTCTTTCAAACGAGCATTCCTGAGGAGCTTGTTGAAGCGAGTGAAATGGATGGATGCAGTGATCTTCGTTTTCTCTGGTCCGTCGTCATTCCTCTCGCAAAGCCAATTATTGCGGTATTGGTGTTAATGTACGCCATCATGCAGTGGAATTCTTATTTTGATGCCTTAATTTACTTAAAATCGGAAGCGTTATATCCGCTTCAGCTCGTGCTTCGCAACATTTTGATTCTTAACACTGATGCGAGTAGTCTCATGAGCGCGAGTGAAATGATGGAGCGTCAGCAACTGGCAGAACTCATGAAATACTCTCTCATTGTTGTGGCAAGCTTGCCTGTGCTCATCATTTATCCGTTTGTGCAAAAATATTTCATGCAAGGTATGCTTATCGGTTCGGTTAAAGGATAACGTAAGGGAGTGGAGACAAATGAAATGGTTCATAAAGAAGACAATCCTCGTTGTAATAGCTGCAGTTGTGCTTGTGGGTTGTTCAAATGATGCGACTTCAGGGGAAAGTGCAACGACAGATGATGGGCGAGTCAAAATTAATGTGTTTGCCCCACAAGGCGCTGAAACAAATTTTGAGGATAATAAGTTCTCGAAAGTCATTGAGGACAAATTCAATATTGATTTTACATGGCAGACCACGACTCTTGATGCTGGAGCGGCAAGCGAAAAAAGGCAAATTTCGCTTGCGAGTGGGGACTATCCAGACTTATTTCTAATGATTCCATGGGTGGATCAATTTTCACAGTCTGAGCTTTTGAAATACGGACAACAAGGTATTTTCCTGCCTTTAAATGATCTCATTAAAGAGCATGCCCCAAATATTCAAAAGGCTTTTGATCAGGAACCAGATCTTAAAGCGATGGCAACGGCACCTGATGGAAACATTTATGGCATGCCTCAATGGAACGATTGCTACCACTGTTCATATCCAGAAAAATTATGGATTAATACGACGTGGCTGGATACGTTAGGGCTTGAGATGCCTACAACTACTGAGGAAATGAAGGATGTCCTTTTGGCCTTTAAAAACGAAGATCCAAATGGCAACGGCAAACCCGATGAAATTCCAATGAGTGGCCGTGTTGATGATTCACCAATCCCGTTTTTAATGAACTCTTTTGAGTATTACCACTCAAGTGAAATACCGCTCCTACTTGAAGATGGCAATGTGAGCTTTGCTGCAACAACAGAGGGATGGAGAGAAGGGGTTCGCTATGCGGCAGAGCTTTTTGAGCTTGGTTTAATCGACCCAGGCACGTTTACGCAAAATGCTGACGCGCTGTTACAAATAGGGAATAATGGCGGAGATGTGATTTTGGGTGTTGGCCCGGGAACCCACCCAGGAACGTTTACCACTGACGAAGAGCGCCTTAATTCAGATAAGTACCAAGCAATTCCACCACTAGAGGGTCAAAAAAATCTTACAACCTATCAGTTTCCGAGCATGCCTGGGGCGACATTTGTGTTAACGAACAAAGCAAGTGAGGAAGCACAAATTGCAGCCATTAAGGCGCTAGACTACATGTTTACAGTAGAAGGTTCATTAAATGCTCAGTTTGGAGTTAAAGGCGTTGGCTGGCGCGATCCTCAAGAGGGTGAAGTAGCGTTGAATTCCGATGTAGATCCAATTTATAGAAAGCTCCCTGAAAATCGTGAGGAGGAAGAAAGGGAAGAGAATATCTCGTGGGGAGCAAATGGGCAATACTGGCATTTTAGAGGTCTTCGTGATGCGGAAGTTTCAAGCACAGAAATATATACAACGGCCGGTTTTGAACGCCGTTTACAAGAGGCAACACTCCTTTATGAGGGGCATGAACCCCCTGAAGAAAACATGTACCCTTATTGGAAGGTATGGATTGATCAGGAAGAGGCTGGAGAAGTGGCTATGCTGATCACTAACCTTAACGGGTACATTGAACAGAACATGGTTCAGTTTATCACTGGTGCAAAGGACATAGAAACGGAATGGGAGGAGTATGTGTCGGGGTTTGATGGCTTGAATGGAAGTCGATACTTGGAAATTATGCAAAAATCGTATGATGCCCTTGAAACAAAGTAAAAATGAAGCCGGTGGGTTCATCTTTAGATGAGCCCCCGCTTGACGCTGTTGAAAAACGCTCCAGCTGCAAAGAAAACAGGATGAGGTTTTTTCGATTCGATGATGCACTTGTGCCCGTAGGGTGAAAAGAAAACACGACGAGGTCCTTTCGAATCGATGTTGGCTTGTTGCAATCACGACCGCTTCGTCAAAATACTTCGCTTTCCACGGGCACGGCTTCAGCTCGCGCTGTTCCCGTAGGAGTCTACGTATTTTGCCTACGCTGATGTTTGTTTCTGTATAAATTGTTTTTATTTTGTCTCGGTCACCAAACAAGACAAGTAAGTGTATCGTTCTATGCAAAGTTGGATCACCTAAGTGCAGTATTGATGCAGCGGTGGACTTAAATTTTGATAACCTTCGCTGCGCAAAAATTATCTTCAACGCTGGCTTTACCAATTTTCACTATCCATCACCAGCTAAAAGAAAAAGAAGATGTTTGGGAAGGGAAGTAACTCGAATATTGAGCTTACACCATACGATACGAGGAGGATCCTAAATGAAAGCGGACACAACAGCGAAACGAAAGTATACAAAGGGTAACTATACGAACTCGTTTACCGAGGTTCCAGCGACAAACCCTGGTTTTGAGTGGAGAGACGGTATGGTTAGTGGGAATGGTGAGAACGGTTACATAACGTCGGGCTCACCATATACGGATAGCTTCATTTTCCAACACATGTGGTACAACTACCCATCAAAGGATCCGAGAGAAATTCCAGAGGAGCTAACTGGTCAACTGGAGGAAGCAAGACTGAATGTGTTTCAGCAAAATGACCAATGGGTGATAAAGGATGCTTCTGGCGAGCGTAGAAGAAGGCCATTTTATTACAGCTATCATCCCGGACATCAGCTTCGTTTGACAATGGAAAGAAAGGGGAGCGTCGCCAATTATGAACGCTGGACAAATTATGAAACAGCAGAAACCGGAGTGACGTACCAGGATGAACTTGGTGAATGGACGAGAACCTCGTTTACATCAAGAGTAGACAATGTGTCGATTACGAAATTAACCGCCTCATCGACAGGATGTAAACTCAATCTTGTAATCTCGATTGATGACATCTCAAATATGAGCCGTGCACACGACAAAGAGACAGAATTAACAGCGTTACGATACAAGAAACTCGTTGATGAGTCTGCCAGTTATGTCGCTCAGGTGGTTCATTACCCTTCGTATCCTGGTAGCGAGCTTATGAACGGCGGCTATGCTGGTGTGACACAGGTCATAGCAGTGAACGGTACGAAGAAAAGGGTGCACCTAGCTGATACAGATGAGTCGATGAATGTGGGTATGCAACAAAATCCAGGTATACAAATCACCGATGCGGATGCTGTTTATTTGATCACGCAATCCAACAGAACCTTTGATATGGGGCCAATAGAGGACTTTTCAAGCGCGGAGGACTATCAAATTATCGATGCTTTGCTTCAACATACGAACAAAGTAGCTACCGCTTACACCGATACAGAAGTTGGATTTGACTATGACGATGCTCTTGAAGCACATGTTGAAAAGCATGCTCCTGAATTCAATGCTGTTCAATTTTCTATTCATGGGAATGCAGAGGAGAAAGCACTAGATAACTTAGCGTTGATTCAAACACAGAGAAACACAGGTTCAACGCTCCATCATGCTTTTATAGAACAGGTGTATAATCAGGGACGTTATGCAATGATTTGTACAAGCGGACAAAGTGCGCCGCGTTTATATGGCTTGTGGACAGGCGAATGGAACCCAGCCTGGCGTGCTATATACACGTTAGATGCGAACGTAAACCTTCAAATTGCAGCGATGAACTCGGGGCATTTAACCTATGCACCACTTGGATACATTACGTTTTTCCTTCGACAAGCACCTGATTTTGAGTACAATGCAAGAATGGCGTATGGTATGCATGACGCTATACAGGTTTCTGTCAACTCGGATGGGGACCGAGCCATGCATATTGAATACGATAACGACTTCCCGTTTGAGTATTGGAATGCTGGCGCCAGCTGGTGTCTGCTACCAATTTATGAATACTGGCAGTGTTATGGAAATCAAAAGATTCCTATTCAAGAGCTGATGCGCATTGATGCCCTCCAGCATCTGCTCAGCGTAAACAATGGTGGGCTGACAGACAATGAGTTTGCGGCGTTGAAAGCAAAAGGCGCCATTGATCTTGAACAAGACATTTTACTACCACTGTTAACAAAGCAGGCAAATTTTTGGGAGCAGATATGTACACCTGAATACTATACAAATGTCAAAGGTGAGGTATGCCATGAGCAGGGGAAAACAGAGCTGCTCCCTGGTGAGACCTACATTATTATCCCTGCGTATTCCCCCGAAAATCATCCCATTGGGTACAGCAGCAGAATTACTGCAAACGCAACGATGGACATTTCTGCTGCGCGAGATGGGCTAATGATGGTCATTGCCTTGGAGAAGGCAGTGAAACGAGCGGGATATGAAGAAGCCGTTGCAAAATGGGAAGCCTTATTGGAACAGCTGCCAAACTATTTATTGGATGAAGACGGCGCGTTACGAGAATGGGCGGTGAATGAGTATATTGAAAACAATAACCACCGCCATTTAAGTCATTTGTATCCTGCCTGGCCAGCTTATGAAACACAAAACGACCGTGATCTCGCAACCGCGGCGACCAAAGCTCTGGCGAACAGAGACAAATACAATACGGAGGACGCAACGGCAGGACACGGATGGATGCATAAAGCGTTAGTGAGTGCGCGATTGAAGGATGGAGAGGGGGTCGTCCAATCCTTGCTGCCAATGATGCAGGATACAGGGTACTATCTATCGTTAATGACGGACCATGATACGAATCGACGCAATCATTCCTACTGTACTGACACTTCGTATGGGACAGTAGCAGCGATTAATGAGGCTTTACTTTTCTCTAATTCTGGTGAAATTGAAGTTCTTCCGGCATTGCCAAAAGATTGGACCACTGGCTCAATCAATGGATTGATGGCTCGATCGCAAGTAGAGGTCAAGGAACTTGCATGGGACATTTCTTCTAATGAAATTAAGCTTATATTGAGGTCAAGGACGGAAGGAAATGCAATCCGTCTGTCGGCTGGTCTTCAATGGGACAATGCTATGGTTAATGGCGTGAAAGCTGAAACTCATGAACTTCATGGGCGCAAAGTGATTTCGTTAACACTTGGTAAAGCCGAAGAGGCGGCAATCCAGTTTCATTTATCAGCTTCTCAACAATAAAAAAGCGGAAGGTAACCGGAAACTTAGACCTGACCGGAAAAGCTCGTTTCAACCAAAAAG is a window from the Aureibacillus halotolerans genome containing:
- a CDS encoding alpha/beta hydrolase — translated: MKTQTFNLDPNNDAITLTSYILDEVKEVTATHSRPAVIICPGGAYQRTSDREGEPVALRFAAAGFHAFVLRYHTHSTGGSLHPQPLLDVAGALKLVREHANEWHLDPERIAVCGFSAGGHLAASIGVHWNDDLLQEHYQMEPSFFKPNALILAYPVIDLRLMGPHLQRIADPDCCLALLGTADPTEDEVQTQNTAHFVSAVTPPTFLWHTAEDTRVFAENSLRFASELAKHAVPYELHVFENGPHGLSLANDQTSSHTHQINPSIQPWFDLAMTWLKKHL
- the brnQ gene encoding branched-chain amino acid transport system II carrier protein; this encodes MKEQKVTFSFILTLGFMLFALFFGAGNLIFPAMLGQLSGDHVWWANGGFLVTGVGLPLLGVLAFGMSGKTSALELTQRVHPVFGLIFTTVLYLSIGPLFAMPRTGSTSYEIAVTPFLSDGSHPWVLFMFTILYFGVTCFLALKPAKIVDIVGKYLTPFLLVFLGVLIVTVFVQPLGSFQEPSEQYAVHPFSEGFQQGYLTMDILASLVFGIIVIQAIQAKGVTSRKKLLGAAASAAIIAAVFLAIIYTSISYTGATSVSTLGLLDNGGTVLALVANSYYGAAGNILLGLIVTLACLTTSIGLTTACAAYFSKLMPNVSYSVIAIILSVFSAVFANIGLSELISISVPVLSTIYPLAIVIILLTFLHRLFGGRAAVYQMSLLLTLVISLFDGLKAAGIEIPVVTNVFKQILPLYAQGLGWLVPALVGAVLGYLCSYLFGKGKKYAT
- a CDS encoding extracellular solute-binding protein produces the protein MKWFIKKTILVVIAAVVLVGCSNDATSGESATTDDGRVKINVFAPQGAETNFEDNKFSKVIEDKFNIDFTWQTTTLDAGAASEKRQISLASGDYPDLFLMIPWVDQFSQSELLKYGQQGIFLPLNDLIKEHAPNIQKAFDQEPDLKAMATAPDGNIYGMPQWNDCYHCSYPEKLWINTTWLDTLGLEMPTTTEEMKDVLLAFKNEDPNGNGKPDEIPMSGRVDDSPIPFLMNSFEYYHSSEIPLLLEDGNVSFAATTEGWREGVRYAAELFELGLIDPGTFTQNADALLQIGNNGGDVILGVGPGTHPGTFTTDEERLNSDKYQAIPPLEGQKNLTTYQFPSMPGATFVLTNKASEEAQIAAIKALDYMFTVEGSLNAQFGVKGVGWRDPQEGEVALNSDVDPIYRKLPENREEEEREENISWGANGQYWHFRGLRDAEVSSTEIYTTAGFERRLQEATLLYEGHEPPEENMYPYWKVWIDQEEAGEVAMLITNLNGYIEQNMVQFITGAKDIETEWEEYVSGFDGLNGSRYLEIMQKSYDALETK
- a CDS encoding carbohydrate ABC transporter permease, whose amino-acid sequence is MVSREGRNVKDVSTKIKDSAGDRLFVIFIYVGLSLITLSILYPLIYIVSSSLSSPLAVTSGRVWLWPVDVTLDGYKAVLGSSKVIMGYANSLFYTVFGTIIAVTLTVLLAYPLSRKSFFGRTFLMFFILFTMLFSGGLIPEYLVVQNLGMVDTRWALLIPKAIAVWQVIIARTFFQTSIPEELVEASEMDGCSDLRFLWSVVIPLAKPIIAVLVLMYAIMQWNSYFDALIYLKSEALYPLQLVLRNILILNTDASSLMSASEMMERQQLAELMKYSLIVVASLPVLIIYPFVQKYFMQGMLIGSVKG
- a CDS encoding ABC transporter permease — its product is MKATQTSGLSPALQKRSIASQARRSWKKHWQFYLLVLPPVLYFIIFKYIPMFGAIIAFKDYNVVQGVMGSPWAGFKYFEMFFSNPQAWTLIKNTFLLSLYGVLVSFPLPILLALALNEVRVRAFKRTVQMVTYAPYFISTVVLVSMMMLLLAPRLGIFNNLLNVFGVESINFLGESELFRSIFVWSDAWQNTGYAAVIYLAALAGINPALYEAAKVDGASRIQKILYIDLPGILPAASIILILSVGSLMAIGFEKVYLLQNPMNLETSEVLATYVYKIGLLNANFSFATAVGLFNSVVNLILLIAVNIIARRVTGNSLW
- a CDS encoding glycosyl hydrolase family 95 catalytic domain-containing protein, with product MKADTTAKRKYTKGNYTNSFTEVPATNPGFEWRDGMVSGNGENGYITSGSPYTDSFIFQHMWYNYPSKDPREIPEELTGQLEEARLNVFQQNDQWVIKDASGERRRRPFYYSYHPGHQLRLTMERKGSVANYERWTNYETAETGVTYQDELGEWTRTSFTSRVDNVSITKLTASSTGCKLNLVISIDDISNMSRAHDKETELTALRYKKLVDESASYVAQVVHYPSYPGSELMNGGYAGVTQVIAVNGTKKRVHLADTDESMNVGMQQNPGIQITDADAVYLITQSNRTFDMGPIEDFSSAEDYQIIDALLQHTNKVATAYTDTEVGFDYDDALEAHVEKHAPEFNAVQFSIHGNAEEKALDNLALIQTQRNTGSTLHHAFIEQVYNQGRYAMICTSGQSAPRLYGLWTGEWNPAWRAIYTLDANVNLQIAAMNSGHLTYAPLGYITFFLRQAPDFEYNARMAYGMHDAIQVSVNSDGDRAMHIEYDNDFPFEYWNAGASWCLLPIYEYWQCYGNQKIPIQELMRIDALQHLLSVNNGGLTDNEFAALKAKGAIDLEQDILLPLLTKQANFWEQICTPEYYTNVKGEVCHEQGKTELLPGETYIIIPAYSPENHPIGYSSRITANATMDISAARDGLMMVIALEKAVKRAGYEEAVAKWEALLEQLPNYLLDEDGALREWAVNEYIENNNHRHLSHLYPAWPAYETQNDRDLATAATKALANRDKYNTEDATAGHGWMHKALVSARLKDGEGVVQSLLPMMQDTGYYLSLMTDHDTNRRNHSYCTDTSYGTVAAINEALLFSNSGEIEVLPALPKDWTTGSINGLMARSQVEVKELAWDISSNEIKLILRSRTEGNAIRLSAGLQWDNAMVNGVKAETHELHGRKVISLTLGKAEEAAIQFHLSASQQ